The following are encoded in a window of Perca fluviatilis chromosome 21, GENO_Pfluv_1.0, whole genome shotgun sequence genomic DNA:
- the LOC120550941 gene encoding 5'(3')-deoxyribonucleotidase, mitochondrial-like, translating to MLLLSSSTRLLGRGKTLLRDPFKRICVDMSSSSPSGKRLRVLVDMDGVLADFEGGFLKKYRARYPEDPHIILDDRRGFWVSTQYGQLRSDLCNKAISIWESKDFFIELEPLPGGVEAVKEMAKMDNTDVFICTSPIQHYNHCPYEKYAWVEKHFGHDFLERVILTRDKTVITGDLLIDDKPDILGVEPKPTWEHILFTACHNKHLPLSPPQRRLLSWSDDWRAILDSKRQ from the exons ATGCTATTACTGTCCAGTTCTACACGCCTACTCGGAAGAGGGAAAACTTTGCTCCGTGATCCGTTTAAGAGGATTTGCGTAGATATGTCGTCCTCCTCTCCTTCGGGTAAGAGACTGCGGGTTCTGGTTGACATGGACGGGGTCTTGGCCGACTTCGAGGGGGGTTTCTTAAAGAAGTACCGGGCCCGATACCCGGAAGATCCCCACATCATCCTGGACGACAGGAGAGGGTTTTGGGTGTCAACGCAGTACGGGCAGCTGAGGAGTGAcctgtgt AACAAAGCCATCAGTATCTGGGAGTCCAAAGACTTCTTTATAGAACTGGAGCCGCTGCCAGGAGGAGTGGAGGCGGTCAAGGAGATGGCCAAGATGGATAA CACAGATGTCTTTATCTGCACCAGCCCCATACAACATTACAACCACTGCCCGTATGAGAAG TATGCCTGGGTAGAGAAGCATTTTGGCCATGACTTTCTGGAGCGGGTAATCCTGACCAGGGACAAGACAGTAATCACCGGAGACCTCCTGATAGACGACAAGCCGGACATTCTag GCGTGGAGCCCAAGCCGACGTGGGAGCACATCCTGTTCACCGCCTGCCACAACAAGCACCTCCCCCTCAGTCCCCCGCAGAGACGACTCCTGTCCTGGTCGGACGATTGGAGGGCCATCCTGGACAGCAAAAGGCAGTGA